The following proteins are encoded in a genomic region of Phycisphaerales bacterium AB-hyl4:
- a CDS encoding sulfotransferase: MSESSESSSPEASVGGTLAGRLPDVIIIGAAKAGTTALAEYLRRHPSVFVSAIKEPEFFSHDENFARGMDWYRGLFADALTGQVCVEASTSYTRWPEYPQAVPRLAEALPRARFIYILRHPVERAWSHYVHRVTKELYRHEPVPATFEEHIERDPVCINSSRYMDQIEQYLPYFGRDSFLVLLNDDLAGDTAATLSRVCRFLGVEDIGPDLAKLDTSWYRNARTVDGRVRGQIFAPLKANPITRTVGRLLPKAGKDAAYQLLRRTPRARRITRQFTPPPMTADTRLRLIDYFKPHNDRLAEFIDTDLSFWDE; the protein is encoded by the coding sequence TTGAGTGAGTCATCTGAATCATCATCACCCGAAGCCAGTGTCGGCGGCACGCTCGCCGGCCGACTGCCGGACGTGATCATCATCGGCGCCGCCAAGGCGGGCACCACCGCGCTGGCCGAGTATCTGCGTCGACATCCGAGCGTGTTCGTCAGCGCCATCAAGGAGCCGGAGTTTTTCTCGCACGATGAAAACTTCGCCAGGGGCATGGACTGGTATCGCGGTCTGTTCGCCGACGCGTTGACCGGCCAGGTGTGCGTCGAGGCATCGACCTCTTACACCCGCTGGCCGGAGTACCCGCAGGCCGTGCCCCGGCTGGCCGAGGCGTTGCCGCGAGCGCGGTTCATTTACATCCTCCGCCATCCGGTCGAGCGCGCGTGGTCGCATTACGTGCACCGGGTCACGAAGGAGCTTTATCGCCACGAGCCCGTGCCCGCGACGTTTGAAGAGCACATCGAGCGCGACCCGGTATGCATCAACTCCAGTCGGTACATGGATCAGATCGAGCAGTACCTGCCCTACTTCGGCCGTGACTCGTTTCTGGTGCTGCTGAACGATGATCTGGCAGGCGACACCGCGGCGACGCTTTCGCGTGTCTGCCGGTTCCTCGGCGTTGAAGACATCGGGCCCGACCTCGCGAAGCTCGACACCAGCTGGTACCGCAACGCCCGCACCGTCGACGGCCGAGTGCGCGGGCAGATCTTCGCCCCCCTCAAAGCCAACCCCATCACCCGAACCGTCGGCCGACTGTTGCCAAAGGCTGGCAAAGACGCGGCTTACCAATTGCTCCGCCGTACCCCACGCGCCCGCCGCATCACCAGGCAATTCACCCCCCCACCCATGACCGCCGACACCCGCCTCCGCCTGATCGACTACTTCAAACCCCACAATGACCGCCTCGCCGAGTTCATCGACACGGACCTGTCGTTCTGGGATGAATGA